ACTACGGCTTCCAAATCTTCTAGATCGCGCGAATAAGTAGCTTTCGCAAACTTCTCAAGTTCTGAGAATGTTAGCAAATCTGCTCCGACTCCGTTGTGCGAAAAATTGATAGCGACAACATCGACATCCTTTGCCAAGGATTGCGCTGAATACGGAAACATGCCCCAATCTTTAAAGCCTTTATAGCCATGACAAATGATCAGGGTACCTTTCGAGGGTTGTGATTCCGCTGTATACCAATCCCCCCGCACTATGCGATCCTGCTCAAGTTGGATTTCGAATGATTGACCTGCTCTGCTTCCCATCTGTCTTCCTCACTTTCCATATTTGTTCAAAACAACCTTAGCTATTGCTAGTTTAACACAATTATTCTAAAGCAGCCTAAACCAGATTAATGATTATAATTTCTAAGGATTTAGTAAAAACTGACTACAGCGCTCAAATAAATCCACGCAGGAGGACGTTAACCTATGTATCACAACCGAGCAAACAGCTTGCTTTCCAAAGTAATCTGCATGCTGTTGTTCATTTTGTTCATTTCCAATTTTATGATTGGCAGACCCTATGTGAAGGGCATGGAGCCAACAGATCAAAGTGCAGCAGACACTAACAACTTTCGGTTGATTGTCAAATCTTCAGCAAGTGCAGCTTATCAAACCGAAGTCATGTTTACGGATAAAAAATTAAAAAAAGAGCTTGACGATCGCAGATTAGGGGTAGCATTCTCTGACTCCTTACTGCTGGATACGACGCTTACCTATGACAATAAAGGTCAGACGCAAAGTTTTGGCGTCACTCTGAATGGAGAAGTAGTGGACCCCACAGCTGGTTCCTTTTTGGAACTGTCAGCCCATGTACAAGAAGTTCTGCGTGCACAAGTTCAAGATCTTAGAGCCAAACATTACGGCGAATTGCTGCCTTGGGAGGAAGCCAGTTTAATTCTCCCGAAATATAGTAAATTCACGATTGTCGATGTGGAAAGCGGTCTTAGCTTTGAAGGACAGCGTCGTGCTGGTTCCCATCACGCGGATGTTCAGCCGCTGACCAAAGAAGACTCTGCGACGCTCAAAACCATCTACGGCGGCACCTGGAGCTGGGACCGCCGAGCGGTCCTCGTGAAGCTGAACGGCCGCACGTTGGCTGGCTCCATGCATGGCATGCCGCATGGCGGAGATGGTATTCCCGGAAATGACTTCGACGGTCATTTCTGCATTCACTTCCTCGGGAGCGTGACGCATGGTTCCCGCTCTATGGACCCGGCGCACCAAGTCATGGTGCACCGGGCAGCCGGCTTGCTGATCCCTTACGTCAGCAAGCTCTCGCCCTGGGCGCTGATCGACGTATGGATCAGCGCAGCGAACCAAGGTGACCTGCAGCTGCTGCAGGTCACCACAGGGCAAGAACAGGCGGTGCACGTGCGCAGCATGCGCCGCCTGTCCAAGTTCCCGGAGCTGGACGTAAGCCAGCTCCTGCAGCTCGAGACCGCGGTCAGCGTGACGGCTACGCCGGAACGCGCCTCCGCGGTCGTGAACAGACGCGTGCTCTTTCGCCTCGAAAGAGCCTCGCTGGATGCGCGCTGGTATATCCGCAGCACGGTCATGCAATAACCAAAGCCCGGTCCCTCTGCGCTAGACGAGGGACCGGGCTTTGGTTTATTTAACGGTTATTTTACCCTTCATAAAATTCTTATGCGGTTCACAGAAGTACGTATACTCCCCGGGGGTTGTCAACGTGATACTTTCGGATTCCCCAGCGCCGAGCAGATTCGTTTTGAAGCTGCCATTATCGGCAACAGCGTTATGCTTCACTTTATCCTTATTGGTGAAAACAATGGTTGATCCCGCTTCAACCGTCAGATCCCCTTCTTTAAATGCAAAGCCTTCGATGTTCACATAATACGTCTTGGCTGTGGCTTCGCCAGACACAAGATTAACTGTCCGAGTTGCCTCATCGTAAGCGACTCTTACTCCGAACACTTCGGCCAGGAAGCGTGAATGCACGAATGTAGTGCTATTGATAAGCTGCGCTGGTCCA
Above is a genomic segment from Paenibacillus sp. HWE-109 containing:
- a CDS encoding stalk domain-containing protein, encoding MKKSLFAAVLGIGLLVTGILPVSAQEHGMRMAADMNMQSDAPQLVKSDMKLMLNGKPLQVDEAYLVDNALFVPYRAFAEGIGLKVGYEAATQTVTVSKEGKEVKLTIGSSEAHVDGTPHTMVGPAQLINSTTFVHSRFLAEVFGVRVAYDEATRTVNLVSGEATAKTYYVNIEGFAFKEGDLTVEAGSTIVFTNKDKVKHNAVADNGSFKTNLLGAGESESITLTTPGEYTYFCEPHKNFMKGKITVK